The proteins below come from a single Danio aesculapii chromosome 23, fDanAes4.1, whole genome shotgun sequence genomic window:
- the LOC130217545 gene encoding piggyBac transposable element-derived protein 3-like, with protein MLSDEEDGDTVDRSPTVGQDRDEPLLPEVGGEIEVEAEESQDQEDREDHDADVEPLLCNVTKKSDIHWRQTPFTPVQTTWESPSTDPPEPLTPYGYFKQYVPSEMFELMSTMTNIYAEQKAVKGYKHASASEIEVLVGLHMAMGVLGIPRVRMYWSSRINIGIFKDTMSRDRFFQLRSNLHVVNNYERPPEDTDVFFKVRPLYESIRKRCLQLQLEEELCVDEQIVPFRGKLSVLQYVKGKPTPWGVKLYFLCGKSGLAYDFLIYQGATTELSEQSKKVLGHGASVVTHLCQRIKAPNHKIYFDNYFTTYNVLEVLAEKKIHAAGTARICRFANPPLKTDKEMSKKERGNHDQVRSRDGKIVLVKWFDNRSVVLASNFVGVGEEDEVQRWDQKEKQYLKVKRPEVVKKYNKAMGGVDKLDQLISLYRIDIRSRKWPLRMIFHAFDFAVVNSWLEYRRDHESKGTQPQKIMDLLDFKMNVAEVLVCAGKPHVSRKRGRPSNSDTTSTDPTPHNATREKKRCNGTWASS; from the exons ATGttgagtgatgaggaagatggaGATACAGTTGATAGATCTCCAACAGTTG GGCAAGACAGAGATGAGCCACTGTTACCAGAGGTAGGGGGAGAAATTGAGGTTGAGGCAGAGGAAAGTCAGGATCAAGAAGACAGAGAAGATCATGATGCAGATGTAGAACCATTACTTTGTAATGTCACAAAGAAAAGTGATATTCATTGGCGTCAGACCCCCTTTACCCCAGTACAGACTACATGGGAAAGTCCTTCCACTGACCCTCCTGAGCCACTAACACCatatggctacttcaagcagtATGTTCCAAGTGAGATGTTTGAACTGATGAGCACAATGACCAATATATATGCGGAACAAAAGGCAGTCAAGGGTTACAAACATGCTTCAGCTTCTGAGATTGAAGTCCTTGTTGGCCTACATATGGCGATGGGCGTGCTTGGTATTCCCAGAGTGAGAATGTACTGGTCCTCCAGAATCAATATTGGAATTTTCAAGGATACCATGTCTCGAGATCGTTTTTTTCAGCTCCGCTCCAACCTGCATGTTGTGAACAACTATGAGAGGCCTCCGGAAGACACTGATGTGTTCTTTAAGGTCAGGCCACTCTATGAGTCCATAAGGAAACGCTGTCTGCAGCTACAACTGGAGGAAGAGCTTTGTGTTGATGAGCAGATTGTGCCTTTCAGGGGAAAACTCTCTGTGCTCCAGTATGTCAAAGGGAAACCTACACCATGGGGAGTGAAGTTGTATTTCCTTTGTGGCAAAAGTGGGCTTGCTTATGATTTCCTCATCTACCAAGGTGCCACAACAGAGCTTTCTGAGCAAAGCAAAAAGGTTTTAGGCCATGGCGCTTCTGTTGTCACGCACTTGTGCCAGAGAATCAAGGCTCCCAACCATAAGATCTATTTTGACAATTACTTCACCACTTACAATGTTCTTGAAGTTCTTGCAGAAAAGAAAATCCATGCTGCTGGAACAGCAAGGATTTGTCGTTTTGCAAATCCTCCACTAAAGACAGAcaaggaaatgtcaaagaaaGAGCGGGGAAACCATGATCAAGTTCGAAGTAGAGATGGAAAGATTGTTCTGGTGAAGTGGTTTGATAATCGCTCTGTTGTGCTGGCTTCCAACTTTGTTGGTGTTGGAGAAGAAGATGAAGTTCAGAGGTGGGATCAAAAAGAGAAGCAGTATCTGAAGGTCAAGCGTCCAGAGGTTGTGAAGAAATACAACAAGGCCATGGGAGGGGTGGACAAGCTTGATCAACTAATCAGCCTTTACAGGATTGATATCAGATCTCGCAAATGGCCACTGCGCATGATTTTTCATGCCTTTGATTTTGCTGTGGTGAACAGTTGGCTTGAGTATCGCAGAGACCATGAAAGCAAGGGAACTCAGCCACAGAAAATCATGGATCTTCTTGATTTCAAAATGAATGTGGCTGAAGTGCTTGTGTGTGCTGGGAAGCCGCATGTTTCAAGAAAACGAGGAAGACCAAGCAATTCTGACACCACCAGTACCGACCCTACTCCCCATAATGCAACTAGAGAAAAAAAGAGGTGCAATGGAACGTGGGCCAGTTCCTGA